The Atribacterota bacterium genome contains the following window.
TTGCTTCAGTAGCAATATTTTTAGTAAGCCCTTCCCATAGTTGGTTAAATCCCTCAGGATACATCCGAAATTTTATTATTTTCCCACCTAAATAACTATATTTTAATTCTTTCCTTTAAACAGATCTTGCTAATATCTAAGTCTTCCGCTACCCTATTCTTTACTGATTGATGTCCACCAATTTTTTGGTAATCAACTTTAGAAGTAAGGATTACCGGGCCAAAAATGACTGTCGGCTGTAGTGTATATAAAAAGGGAAAGGAACTTAGTAAAGATAGAACAATTAATTGAAAAGCCATATTGAGATGTTCTCATAATAGCTTTTAAATCTTTGATAAGGCCAGACAGATATCAAGCCTTTTTTTGAAAATATTTAGTAATTAAAATCTCTAAAGCTTCTTCAGCTAGTTCTACATCAGCATCCAGAAAGAGTAACAAATTACCAGTAGAATTTAAATAACCGTTCCAACATGCCCATGGTTTACCGATCTAGCCTTTAGGAGGTTCACTGTCTAATGATATAATCTTAATGCCTGAATAAGTAGAGGCAATGGCCTCAGTTTTATCTGTAGATTTGTCATTAACTACAATAATTTCATATGGTTCATAACTTTGCCTCTTGATGCTATTTAAGACTTTGCCAGTATTTTTCTCTTCATTCTTAGCTGGAATTATAATGGAAAGGCAAACTTCTTTGTCTTTAAGTTTTTCCACCTTTATAACTCTGCTCTTACTATTTAAAAATACCCACCCAATTATCCAGAATATAAATAATTTAAGATAATGCATACCATAAAACCATTAATTATTTATCATTGTAGGTAAAAAATGTGAAAATCATACTCCATATATAGGATAATATTTTTCTCCTTCATCTTAGTTTTATTTTTATCATTGAATTATCTAATAGTTGTATCTGACAAGCTTTGAAAGATGGTGGTCCTAACAACAACCGTGGATTGTTGGAAAATCCAAAAGGCTCTTTGGGGATACCAAACAAATTGGTATCTAGGTTACCATTTTTATTGATATCTTGAAAAATAACAATAGCGTAGCTACCTGCTGAAATATTATCAAAAATATATATATCCTGTTCATTGCTATCTACAAGAAAAGCATATTTCGCTAAAGCTGGTTTTAGAAGGGTAAATTATACTTTTGAGCAAAGTTAAGATGAGATTTGACACTGTCTTTACTAATGCCAAGAACTATGGTGTTGCTTTCTGTGATTTGTTTGTAATTATCTCTAAAATTTACTGCTTCTACTGTGCATCCAGTAGTATTATCTTTGGGATAAAAATACAAAATAATATTCCTGCTCTTAAAAGTGGATAATGATACATCATTACCCTGGCTATCAGGTAAATTAAAATCAGGTGCTTTCATTCCTATTTTTAATTCCATTTGCTAACTCCTATTACTATTTATAATATATTAATTATTATAATACAAAACCTAATCATAAGAATATAAAATAATGTTCTATGCAAATATTCTGAGTCAATCCCAATT
Protein-coding sequences here:
- a CDS encoding glycosyltransferase family A protein, yielding MEKLKDKEVCLSIIIPAKNEEKNTGKVLNSIKRQSYEPYEIIVVNDKSTDKTEAIASTYSGIKIISLDSEPPKG
- a CDS encoding peroxiredoxin — protein: MELKIGMKAPDFNLPDSQGNDVSLSTFKSRNIILYFYPKDNTTGCTVEAVNFRDNYKQITESNTIVLGISKDSVKSHLNFAQKYNLPF